GCCGGGAAAACCCGAAAGCTGCCTGATGTTATAGACCAACCCGCTGGAGACCGTAGTAGTATACCCGGTGACCTGCAGCAGCAGCTTGAGCATATTCTCTATAGCATTCTGCCCCAGCTCGGGCATGGAGGAATGCGCCTTTTTACCGCGTGTGCGTAAAAGGACTTCCAGATATCCATAGTGGCCCAGGCAGGGCATCATGTTGGTCGGCTCAGCCACCACCGCCCAGGGAAAACGGTACTCGCGCACCAGGGTTTTGGCGCCGTCGCTCTCCTCCTCTTCGCCCACCACCAGCGCCATGCCTACAGAGGGGAACCTGCCTTTTTTATCCGCCAGCACCGTAAAGGCCTCTATCATGGCGGCGCAGCCCGCCTTCATATCCGAACTCCCCAGGCCGCAGACCTTCTCCTCCTCCTCATAGAATCCGAAGTCATCGAGATCATGCGCCGTTACCGTGTCCAGATGACCCACGAAACAAAGGTCTACTTCGTCGGTTTTGGGGGGCAATACCACGATGTTATAGCGGTTTTCATCCACCGCCTGTCTCTTGACATTAAGCCCTCTCGATCTCAGGTACTCTTCGCAGAACAGCAGTATCTCCTCTTCCTTGCCTGACGGACTGTATATGTCCACCAGGTCCTGCAGGAGCTTTTTCAGTCGATCCGGCTTGATCTCAACCGCTACGCCTGTGCTCGGCGCCATTTTTTTTCCCCCTCAGGCTGCGTTTTTTCTCCTTCTCTTTCTCTTTCTGCTGCTCCGTCGCCGCCGGATTATAAGTCATATAGATGTGCTGCTGCGGATTGCCGAAACCCTTGGCGCGGAAGAAATGCAGGGCGGGC
The nucleotide sequence above comes from Dehalococcoidia bacterium. Encoded proteins:
- a CDS encoding M20/M25/M40 family metallo-hydrolase, with protein sequence MAPSTGVAVEIKPDRLKKLLQDLVDIYSPSGKEEEILLFCEEYLRSRGLNVKRQAVDENRYNIVVLPPKTDEVDLCFVGHLDTVTAHDLDDFGFYEEEEKVCGLGSSDMKAGCAAMIEAFTVLADKKGRFPSVGMALVVGEEEESDGAKTLVREYRFPWAVVAEPTNMMPCLGHYGYLEVLLRTRGKKAHSSMPELGQNAIENMLKLLLQVTGYTTTVSSGLVYNIRQLSGFPGGFVVPDTCEAWLDLHLPPDSRMDVLKADLEHLVEDAGKVIPSLDAYIRFENTQSGYRISQDRPLVRRLREVCKGMKVPWETQDFRSNSDGNVLWGAGVDPIILGPGRLETAHTPEESVVFSQVVQAAQLYLNFALAI